A single Pedobacter sp. PACM 27299 DNA region contains:
- a CDS encoding Crp/Fnr family transcriptional regulator: protein METIKQIITNITPITEPSLEKLASLFVEIKYPKGHLLFRQHEVDRTVYFIKLGMARAYYRTEESDVTFWFGKEGSSVFSYNSYINQTPGYESIALLEDAMLYRIDHHQLETLYTTDIAIANWGRKLIEKEIILVEERLISRLLLNASERYKNLMDHYPELLQRVQLNYIASYLGITPVSLSRIRAEIK from the coding sequence ATGGAAACCATCAAGCAGATCATCACCAATATTACGCCCATTACCGAGCCCTCTTTAGAGAAGTTAGCCAGCCTTTTTGTGGAAATAAAATATCCCAAAGGGCATCTATTGTTCCGTCAGCATGAAGTGGACCGTACAGTATATTTTATAAAATTGGGTATGGCCAGAGCGTATTATCGTACTGAAGAATCCGATGTAACGTTTTGGTTTGGCAAGGAAGGAAGCTCTGTTTTTTCTTACAATAGTTACATCAATCAGACGCCAGGCTATGAAAGTATTGCATTATTAGAAGATGCCATGCTCTACCGAATAGACCATCATCAGTTGGAAACATTATATACTACTGATATTGCCATTGCCAACTGGGGAAGAAAACTCATAGAAAAAGAGATCATTCTGGTAGAAGAGCGTCTGATTTCAAGGTTACTGCTCAATGCCAGCGAACGTTATAAAAATCTGATGGACCATTATCCGGAACTTTTACAGCGTGTGCAGCTGAATTATATCGCCTCCTATTTAGGCATTACCCCCGTTTCTTTGAGTAGAATCAGAGCTGAAATCAAGTAA
- a CDS encoding DMT family transporter — MNWIFLILGGLFEIAFASCLGKMKETTGNATLMWGAGFLVCLTISMGLLLKATQTLPIGTAYAVWTGIGAVGTVLVGIFVFHEPATFWRIVFITTLICSIIGLKAVSSH; from the coding sequence ATGAACTGGATATTTTTAATTCTTGGCGGTCTTTTTGAAATCGCCTTCGCTTCCTGCTTAGGAAAAATGAAAGAAACTACTGGAAACGCGACCCTGATGTGGGGTGCAGGTTTCTTAGTCTGCCTGACCATCAGTATGGGCTTATTGCTTAAAGCAACTCAGACGCTTCCTATTGGAACAGCGTATGCGGTGTGGACGGGTATTGGAGCCGTAGGAACAGTATTAGTTGGGATTTTTGTGTTCCATGAACCAGCTACTTTCTGGCGAATTGTGTTCATCACGACACTGATTTGTTCTATTATCGGCTTAAAAGCAGTTTCTTCTCACTAA
- the holA gene encoding DNA polymerase III subunit delta gives MSVANIIKDIKARKFKPVYLLHGEEPYYIDQIIHYMEENVLSDMEKGFNQTVLYGKDTDMATIMNAAKRYPMMSDYQLIVVKEAQDLKWAKEAEGSSKEAEFVQSYFEKPLPSTILVLGYKYANFDKRKKIYKSIDKNGVIFQSDLVRDYKLAAWIEDFVKEKGYKIAPQASALMAEYLGADLSKIANEVEKLLLNIGKEVTIDTDLIQRNIGISKEYNVFELQKALAIRNVLKCNQIINYFADNPKANPMVMVMANLNAYFSKILKYHYLPNKAEAAKELGVNPYFIKDYETASRSYNLNKTFDIISLLREYDLKSKGVDSTGNITDGELLKELLFKMLH, from the coding sequence ATGAGTGTTGCCAATATAATCAAAGACATTAAAGCCAGAAAGTTTAAGCCTGTTTACCTGTTACACGGTGAAGAACCTTATTATATCGACCAGATTATCCATTATATGGAAGAAAACGTGCTGAGCGATATGGAAAAAGGATTCAACCAGACCGTTTTATATGGGAAGGATACAGACATGGCTACGATCATGAATGCGGCGAAACGCTACCCAATGATGTCAGACTATCAATTGATAGTGGTGAAGGAAGCACAGGACCTTAAATGGGCCAAGGAAGCAGAAGGAAGCAGCAAGGAAGCAGAGTTTGTACAAAGCTATTTTGAGAAACCGCTTCCAAGTACAATTCTGGTGCTGGGGTATAAATACGCCAATTTCGATAAACGAAAGAAAATCTATAAATCCATTGACAAAAATGGGGTGATTTTTCAATCGGATCTAGTACGCGATTATAAATTGGCGGCCTGGATCGAAGATTTTGTGAAAGAGAAAGGCTATAAGATTGCTCCTCAGGCTTCCGCACTGATGGCAGAATATTTAGGTGCTGATCTTTCTAAGATCGCCAATGAAGTGGAAAAACTGCTGCTCAATATTGGTAAAGAAGTAACCATAGATACCGACTTGATTCAACGAAATATAGGGATCAGTAAGGAATATAATGTATTTGAGCTACAAAAGGCATTGGCCATAAGGAATGTACTGAAGTGTAACCAGATCATTAATTATTTCGCCGACAATCCTAAAGCGAATCCAATGGTGATGGTGATGGCCAACCTGAATGCCTATTTCTCAAAAATTCTCAAGTATCATTATCTGCCAAATAAAGCAGAAGCGGCAAAAGAACTGGGGGTTAATCCTTACTTTATCAAAGATTACGAAACTGCATCACGCAGCTATAACCTGAATAAAACCTTCGATATCATCAGCTTGCTGAGAGAATATGACCTTAAAAGTAAGGGCGTAGATAGTACTGGGAACATTACGGATGGTGAATTATTGAAAGAATTGCTCTTTAAAATGCTGCATTAG
- a CDS encoding type I restriction enzyme HsdR N-terminal domain-containing protein, which produces MAFNPTALNLPQYPFKITLKDNKHFIFDEVRKKHLVLTPEEWVRQHFIQYLILIKKFPRTLIQIEGGLNLNQLRKRSDIVIFNTSGERIMVIECKAPAVNITQAVFDQASRYNSVHKAKWLVVTNGLKHCYAMIDHLAESFQFIEELPEYQQL; this is translated from the coding sequence ATGGCATTTAACCCTACAGCGCTGAACCTTCCACAGTATCCTTTTAAAATTACACTGAAGGATAACAAGCACTTTATTTTCGACGAAGTGCGTAAGAAACACCTGGTTCTGACTCCGGAAGAATGGGTGAGGCAACATTTCATTCAGTATCTTATCTTAATCAAAAAATTCCCCAGAACACTGATTCAGATCGAAGGGGGGCTAAACCTCAACCAACTCAGGAAAAGAAGTGACATTGTTATTTTTAACACTTCCGGCGAGCGAATTATGGTGATCGAATGTAAAGCCCCTGCTGTAAACATTACCCAGGCGGTTTTTGACCAGGCCTCCCGATACAATTCTGTTCATAAAGCCAAATGGCTGGTCGTAACCAATGGCTTAAAACATTGCTATGCGATGATCGATCATCTGGCAGAAAGCTTCCAATTTATTGAGGAATTACCTGAATATCAGCAGCTCTAA
- a CDS encoding DUF6965 family protein: MTVSDLEDYFSGINLPQTLELYPGTILNDVPHCVDTHLNVLRIYGNVRPYECFYDRLIKIKDMVEQEQENSEES, translated from the coding sequence ATGACTGTTTCCGACTTAGAAGACTATTTTTCTGGTATTAATTTACCGCAAACCCTGGAACTCTATCCAGGAACTATATTAAATGATGTCCCTCACTGTGTAGATACACATCTTAATGTATTAAGAATCTATGGTAATGTCAGGCCATACGAATGTTTTTACGATCGATTGATTAAAATCAAAGACATGGTAGAACAGGAACAAGAAAACTCAGAAGAATCTTAA
- a CDS encoding valine--tRNA ligase, with amino-acid sequence MSISTKYDPAATEDKWYSYWMSKNFFHSEPDEREPYTIVIPPPNVTGVLHMGHMLNNTIQDVLIRKARMQGKNACWVPGTDHASIATEAKVVAMLKERGIDKKDLTREEFLKYAWEWKEKYGGIILEQLKKLGASCDWERTRFTMEDDMSAAVIDCFIHLYKKGRIYRGVRMVNWDPAGKTSVSDEEVIRKEVNQKLYYIKYTVAGGNDQEFLTIATTRPETIMADAAICVNPNDERYAHLKGKKVFVPLINREIPVIEDDYVTMDFGTGCLKVTPAHDLNDYELGLRHKLPVIDILNDDGTLNELAQILVGEDRFIARKKIAKLLDEAGHLDKVEDYKSQVGFSERTDAAIEPKLSMQWFCKMDEMAKPALEDVLNGDVKLIPEKFQNTYRHWMENIRDWNISRQLWWGQQIPAWYDNQGNWVVAKTKEEALTEFLKLKDIDGAFTEEEANGFKNQLAPFVNQDPDVMDTWFSSWLWPISVFDGFKNPDNKEINYYYPTNDLVTAPEILFFWVARMIMAGHEFRGQKPFTNVYLTGIVRDKQGRKMSKSLGNSPDPIGLIEKYGADGVRVGMLLCSPAGNDLMFDESYCEQGRNFANKIWNAFRLVKGWEVDYTLPNPNQQAISWFENRFNEALVEIEDNFKQYRLSEALMTSYKLVWDDFCAWYLEMVKPAYQHPIDAETLKFTIGFFEKILTLLHPYMPFLTEELWHDELFSARGEMDCCIVASYPVVGSIDVPLLKDVEIVKGLIAEIRNVRNTKQISPKDALPLSIKVNSGLDYEKWFNVISKVVNIAEVTFVTDKIAGAVSFMVGKDEFFIQLNETIDVAAEKERLNAELTYLQGFMKSVDAKLSNERFVQNAKPEIIQNERNKKADAESKISTILGQIESLG; translated from the coding sequence ATGAGCATTTCCACAAAATACGACCCGGCAGCGACCGAAGATAAATGGTACAGCTACTGGATGTCAAAGAACTTTTTCCATTCTGAACCGGATGAACGCGAGCCATATACCATTGTAATTCCACCTCCAAACGTCACAGGTGTATTGCACATGGGACATATGTTGAACAATACGATTCAGGATGTATTGATTCGTAAGGCAAGAATGCAAGGTAAAAATGCATGCTGGGTACCTGGTACTGACCATGCGTCTATTGCGACAGAGGCGAAAGTCGTGGCGATGTTAAAAGAACGTGGTATTGACAAGAAGGACCTGACAAGGGAAGAATTCTTAAAATATGCATGGGAATGGAAAGAAAAATACGGTGGTATTATTCTGGAACAATTGAAGAAATTAGGTGCCAGCTGCGACTGGGAGCGTACTCGTTTTACCATGGAAGACGATATGTCTGCTGCGGTAATCGACTGTTTCATCCATTTATATAAAAAGGGAAGAATTTACCGCGGGGTAAGGATGGTGAACTGGGATCCGGCAGGAAAAACTTCTGTTTCTGATGAGGAAGTGATCCGTAAAGAGGTAAATCAAAAACTATATTATATCAAATATACAGTTGCGGGAGGCAATGATCAGGAGTTTCTGACTATTGCCACTACGCGTCCGGAAACCATTATGGCGGATGCAGCCATCTGTGTGAACCCAAATGATGAGCGTTATGCACACCTGAAAGGGAAGAAAGTGTTTGTACCGTTGATCAACCGTGAGATTCCTGTAATTGAGGATGATTATGTAACGATGGACTTTGGAACAGGTTGTTTAAAGGTTACTCCGGCGCATGATCTGAACGATTATGAATTAGGATTGAGACATAAATTACCGGTAATTGACATCTTAAATGACGATGGGACTTTAAATGAGCTGGCACAGATTCTTGTGGGTGAAGATCGTTTTATCGCGAGAAAAAAGATAGCCAAATTATTGGATGAGGCTGGACACCTGGATAAGGTAGAAGACTATAAATCACAGGTAGGTTTTTCTGAGCGTACAGATGCGGCAATTGAGCCAAAACTATCTATGCAATGGTTCTGTAAAATGGACGAAATGGCGAAGCCTGCATTGGAAGATGTGTTGAATGGTGATGTGAAATTAATTCCAGAAAAATTCCAGAACACTTATCGTCATTGGATGGAAAATATCCGTGATTGGAATATCAGTCGCCAGTTATGGTGGGGACAACAAATCCCGGCCTGGTATGACAATCAGGGGAACTGGGTAGTTGCAAAAACTAAAGAAGAAGCTTTAACGGAATTTTTAAAGCTAAAAGATATTGATGGTGCGTTTACGGAAGAAGAAGCAAATGGTTTCAAAAACCAGTTGGCTCCGTTTGTAAATCAAGATCCTGATGTAATGGATACCTGGTTCTCTTCCTGGTTATGGCCTATTTCTGTGTTTGATGGATTTAAAAACCCAGATAATAAAGAAATCAATTATTACTATCCGACCAATGATTTGGTGACTGCTCCTGAGATTTTATTCTTCTGGGTAGCAAGAATGATCATGGCTGGACATGAGTTCCGCGGTCAGAAGCCATTTACGAATGTTTATTTAACAGGTATTGTTAGGGATAAACAAGGACGTAAAATGTCTAAATCATTAGGGAATTCTCCTGATCCAATCGGACTGATTGAAAAATACGGTGCTGATGGGGTACGTGTTGGGATGCTGCTTTGCTCTCCTGCAGGAAATGATTTGATGTTTGATGAAAGTTACTGCGAACAAGGAAGGAATTTTGCTAATAAGATCTGGAATGCATTCCGGTTGGTAAAAGGATGGGAAGTAGATTATACTTTGCCGAATCCAAATCAACAAGCGATTTCATGGTTCGAAAATCGTTTCAATGAAGCATTAGTAGAAATTGAAGATAACTTTAAACAGTACCGTTTATCAGAAGCGTTAATGACTTCCTATAAATTAGTATGGGATGACTTCTGTGCATGGTATCTGGAAATGGTAAAACCTGCTTATCAGCATCCAATTGATGCAGAAACGTTAAAGTTCACCATCGGTTTCTTTGAAAAGATTTTGACGCTTTTACATCCATATATGCCTTTCCTTACGGAAGAGCTGTGGCATGATGAGTTGTTCAGTGCAAGAGGAGAGATGGATTGCTGTATTGTAGCTTCATATCCTGTTGTAGGTTCAATTGATGTGCCATTATTGAAAGATGTAGAGATCGTAAAAGGACTGATTGCAGAGATCAGAAATGTACGTAACACCAAACAAATTTCTCCAAAAGATGCTTTGCCTTTGAGTATTAAGGTAAACTCTGGATTGGATTATGAAAAGTGGTTCAATGTGATCTCTAAAGTTGTAAATATTGCTGAAGTAACCTTTGTAACAGATAAAATCGCTGGTGCTGTGAGTTTCATGGTTGGAAAAGATGAATTCTTTATTCAACTGAATGAAACGATTGATGTAGCAGCAGAAAAAGAACGTCTAAATGCTGAATTGACTTATCTGCAAGGTTTCATGAAGTCGGTAGATGCGAAGTTGAGCAACGAACGTTTTGTTCAAAATGCGAAACCTGAGATCATTCAGAATGAACGCAATAAAAAGGCAGACGCAGAATCTAAAATCAGTACTATTTTAGGACAAATCGAATCTTTAGGGTAA
- a CDS encoding S9 family peptidase produces MKKFILLCQLVALSFYGVAQNKMLTMQDAMSNARTTLAPENLSQLQFIYGTENYVYAKRQANGPVWMSGNFKAKEEQALLSLGQLNQKLRAVQQDTLNTMPVIQFNQGADWIMYVKGAKMAFNPVNNTFKTLLSAELAAKTNAEESKAGYVAYLDKFNLFVTNGTTAEQVTTDGTADIVYASSVHREEFGISKGIFWSNSGKLLAFYRMDQSMVTDYPISDWTSRPAKNVNIKYPMAGDKSHHVTVGVYNPATKALVYLKTGEPIEQYLTNIAWSPDDKSVFIAIVNREQNHMKLNQYDAVTGDFVKTIFEEKDEKYVEPLVPMLFLKTDPSKFIWQSNRDGWNHLYLYDLKGKVLKQLTKGNWEVTEVKGFNPKGDQLFYVSTEESPITRNLYSLDLKSAKSKRITQGFAVHNTQISSTGNTVIDNYSSPEVPKLIQLLEVATEKTKVLLKAANPLAQYATENSSIFTIKSDTGDDLYCSIYKPLNFDSTKKYPVIVYWYGGPHAQLISNSWNAGAGDYWFRYMAQQGFVVLTMDTRGSDNRGKAFEQSMFRHAGAVQLEDMKKAVGYLKSLSYVDPSNMGLFGWSFGGFSTVNVMLKEPGLFKAAVAGGPVINWNFYEIMYTERYMDTPKENPEGYAETNLSDHVGSLKGKLLLIHGVQDPVVVQQHTVDFIKHAVDKNIQLDYMIYPGHEHNVIGKDRVHLYQKVTDYFMQNLKK; encoded by the coding sequence ATGAAGAAATTTATCTTACTATGTCAGTTGGTGGCCCTCTCATTTTATGGGGTTGCCCAGAATAAAATGCTGACCATGCAGGACGCAATGAGTAATGCCCGTACCACTCTTGCACCTGAAAATTTATCACAGCTGCAGTTCATCTACGGAACAGAAAACTATGTGTATGCCAAACGTCAGGCCAATGGACCGGTATGGATGTCGGGAAACTTTAAAGCAAAAGAAGAACAAGCGCTTCTTTCACTCGGACAACTCAATCAAAAGCTTCGCGCAGTTCAACAGGATACGCTAAATACGATGCCAGTGATTCAGTTTAATCAGGGGGCTGATTGGATTATGTATGTTAAAGGTGCTAAAATGGCCTTTAATCCTGTTAATAACACTTTTAAAACATTGCTAAGCGCAGAACTTGCTGCTAAAACAAATGCCGAAGAAAGTAAAGCCGGCTATGTGGCTTACCTGGATAAATTCAATCTTTTTGTTACTAATGGAACTACTGCTGAGCAAGTAACAACAGACGGAACTGCAGATATTGTGTATGCTTCTTCTGTTCATAGAGAAGAATTTGGGATCTCAAAAGGGATTTTCTGGAGTAATAGTGGTAAACTGCTGGCTTTCTACAGGATGGACCAGAGTATGGTTACAGATTACCCAATCTCAGATTGGACAAGCCGTCCGGCCAAAAATGTCAATATTAAATATCCGATGGCAGGCGACAAAAGTCACCATGTAACAGTAGGAGTATATAATCCAGCTACAAAAGCGTTGGTATACCTGAAAACCGGCGAACCGATAGAACAATACCTGACCAATATTGCATGGAGCCCGGATGATAAATCTGTATTTATTGCGATCGTAAACCGCGAGCAAAACCACATGAAACTAAATCAATATGATGCAGTAACAGGTGATTTTGTTAAAACTATCTTTGAAGAGAAAGATGAAAAATATGTTGAGCCATTGGTACCTATGTTATTCCTTAAAACAGATCCTTCTAAATTTATCTGGCAAAGTAACCGAGATGGATGGAATCATTTGTATTTATATGATCTAAAAGGAAAAGTTCTGAAACAATTGACGAAAGGCAATTGGGAAGTAACAGAAGTGAAAGGCTTTAACCCTAAAGGTGATCAGCTGTTTTATGTGTCTACTGAAGAATCTCCAATTACAAGAAATTTATATTCATTGGATTTAAAATCGGCAAAATCTAAACGGATTACGCAAGGTTTTGCAGTGCATAATACGCAAATCAGCAGCACAGGAAATACAGTGATTGATAATTACAGCAGTCCTGAGGTACCAAAACTAATCCAGTTGCTGGAAGTGGCTACCGAAAAAACTAAGGTATTATTGAAAGCAGCAAATCCGCTGGCGCAATATGCTACTGAAAACTCATCCATTTTCACCATTAAGAGTGATACTGGTGATGACCTTTATTGCAGTATTTACAAGCCCCTAAATTTTGATAGTACGAAAAAATACCCGGTAATTGTTTACTGGTATGGTGGCCCACATGCACAATTAATTAGCAATAGCTGGAACGCTGGTGCCGGTGATTACTGGTTCAGATATATGGCACAGCAGGGTTTTGTAGTGTTGACTATGGATACCCGCGGCAGTGACAATAGAGGAAAAGCTTTTGAGCAGTCGATGTTTAGACATGCTGGTGCCGTTCAGTTGGAAGATATGAAAAAAGCCGTAGGTTACCTGAAATCATTATCCTATGTTGATCCTAGTAATATGGGCTTATTTGGCTGGAGTTTTGGCGGTTTTAGTACCGTAAATGTGATGCTAAAGGAACCAGGTCTATTCAAAGCTGCGGTTGCTGGTGGCCCGGTCATCAATTGGAACTTTTATGAAATCATGTACACGGAACGTTATATGGATACACCTAAAGAGAATCCTGAAGGCTATGCAGAAACGAATCTATCTGACCATGTGGGCAGCCTGAAAGGTAAATTACTATTGATTCACGGGGTGCAGGATCCAGTAGTTGTACAACAGCATACCGTTGATTTTATTAAACATGCAGTGGATAAGAATATTCAGCTGGATTATATGATCTATCCGGGGCATGAGCATAATGTGATTGGCAAGGACCGTGTTCATCTTTATCAGAAAGTAACAGATTACTTTATGCAGAACCTGAAAAAATAA
- a CDS encoding outer membrane protein assembly factor BamB family protein has protein sequence MRLIFTVAFALLANVAGAQYKGKVFLDENKNKTWDAGEKGMKDVSVSDGQNVLKTDMNGNFSLPGHTKNRFIFVTVPAGYKLSAKHYLKIEDKVEAYNFGLLPDPTSAGSSVKMLQITDTETDKYNDWITNLKNFSKNQEVSFIVHTGDICYEKGLNFHANQVTPEALGKQIFYCIGNHDLVKGAYGEELFESLFGPVYYSFDAGPAHFIVTPMRSGDVQPSYTVDEVISWMKNDLAATDKNKPVIIFNHDLLTYNDQFVLKGKNDSINLNENNLKAWVYGHWHNNFVRKSDKTGIQYVSSAAPSMGGIDNSAGQFLSIEIDKDGVKEIKPHYTYLHDHLVVNSPNGSDMIIVKDGNLMISANIYDTENVVKSAKSIIYDEKGNQIAVSALTANTDWSWYGKVPAAKITKGKSYMIQTEVTYDGGRVHIEKQAFILPVNARMGMSSNSGLHSAASIGSVESNQGKATALALKWVNNIKGSIWKGSPLLAEGKLFVATIDDANNLQCGISALDPITGKILWHYKTRNSIKHTLADERGIILGTDMEGFTYALKPDNGALIWKKDLGMKTLPGYISGGIADKGIYYTGSGSYLQALEVATGKTIWINKDWTGGEGTPEKMTMAGEVLITGSNWQSLFGHDRKTGKLLWKRSDEGLRFRSSTGIYKGGKVYITGLNAIFILDPLTGKNIDKIEGTYDFKVMATPLITDQHLIMPTSTNGVVAYDLKTLKEVWNRPTGNALVYSAPYTGPGAATVESTVVKYGNDLLFAASDGHLYVINEKSGEVLQKLNLGAPVFADPALNGKQLFLADFAGNVYGFEIK, from the coding sequence ATGAGATTAATTTTTACAGTAGCTTTTGCGCTCCTGGCCAATGTGGCGGGAGCACAATATAAAGGGAAGGTTTTCCTGGATGAGAATAAGAATAAAACCTGGGACGCAGGCGAAAAGGGTATGAAAGATGTTTCCGTATCCGATGGACAAAATGTCTTAAAAACAGATATGAACGGCAATTTTTCCTTACCAGGGCATACAAAAAACCGCTTTATATTTGTCACGGTTCCTGCCGGGTATAAACTGAGTGCAAAACATTACCTTAAAATTGAAGATAAGGTAGAAGCTTATAATTTCGGTCTGCTTCCAGACCCTACCAGTGCAGGTTCTTCGGTGAAGATGCTGCAAATTACAGATACCGAAACCGACAAATACAACGACTGGATTACCAACCTGAAGAATTTTTCGAAGAATCAGGAGGTTAGCTTTATTGTTCATACGGGCGATATCTGTTATGAAAAAGGGCTTAATTTTCATGCAAATCAGGTGACTCCAGAAGCGTTGGGGAAACAAATCTTTTACTGTATTGGAAATCATGACCTGGTAAAAGGTGCCTATGGGGAAGAACTTTTTGAAAGTCTTTTTGGTCCGGTTTATTATTCCTTCGATGCCGGTCCGGCACATTTTATTGTGACGCCAATGCGCTCCGGTGACGTACAGCCTTCTTATACGGTTGATGAGGTGATCAGCTGGATGAAAAACGACCTTGCTGCCACCGATAAAAATAAACCGGTGATCATTTTTAACCATGATCTGCTGACCTATAATGATCAGTTTGTATTGAAAGGGAAAAATGACTCCATCAACCTGAATGAAAATAATTTGAAAGCCTGGGTTTATGGCCACTGGCACAATAATTTTGTCAGGAAAAGTGATAAAACGGGGATTCAATATGTGTCTTCTGCCGCGCCAAGTATGGGGGGGATCGACAACTCTGCCGGACAGTTTTTATCCATAGAAATTGATAAGGATGGAGTAAAAGAAATTAAGCCTCATTACACTTATTTACATGATCATCTAGTGGTAAATAGCCCTAATGGTTCAGATATGATAATAGTGAAAGATGGTAATTTGATGATTTCTGCGAACATTTACGATACTGAAAATGTAGTGAAATCAGCCAAAAGTATCATCTATGATGAAAAAGGAAACCAGATTGCAGTCTCAGCTTTAACTGCAAATACAGATTGGAGCTGGTATGGAAAAGTGCCTGCTGCTAAAATCACTAAAGGTAAGTCCTATATGATTCAAACGGAAGTAACTTATGACGGTGGAAGGGTGCATATCGAAAAACAAGCTTTTATTTTACCAGTAAATGCAAGGATGGGAATGTCTTCGAACTCAGGATTACACTCTGCTGCTTCAATAGGATCTGTGGAGTCTAACCAGGGAAAAGCGACTGCTTTAGCCTTGAAATGGGTAAACAATATCAAAGGAAGTATATGGAAAGGCAGTCCTTTACTTGCCGAAGGTAAATTATTTGTTGCCACTATTGATGATGCGAATAACCTGCAATGTGGGATTAGCGCTTTAGATCCTATAACTGGCAAAATCTTATGGCATTATAAAACGCGTAATTCTATAAAACATACGCTTGCTGATGAAAGAGGGATAATTTTAGGGACGGATATGGAAGGATTTACCTATGCATTAAAACCTGACAATGGGGCATTGATCTGGAAAAAGGACTTGGGAATGAAAACTCTTCCCGGTTATATATCTGGGGGTATTGCCGACAAAGGTATCTACTATACTGGTTCAGGGTCTTATTTGCAGGCTTTAGAGGTGGCTACCGGAAAAACAATCTGGATCAATAAAGATTGGACTGGAGGAGAAGGAACACCAGAGAAAATGACAATGGCAGGAGAGGTTCTGATCACTGGAAGTAACTGGCAGAGTTTATTTGGTCATGACCGTAAAACCGGGAAATTGCTATGGAAAAGAAGTGATGAGGGACTTCGTTTTAGAAGCAGCACAGGAATTTATAAAGGAGGCAAAGTATACATCACAGGCTTGAATGCCATATTTATCCTGGATCCTTTAACAGGAAAAAATATAGATAAAATTGAGGGGACCTACGACTTTAAAGTAATGGCAACTCCTTTAATTACAGATCAGCATCTGATTATGCCGACTTCTACAAATGGCGTTGTTGCTTACGATTTGAAAACATTAAAAGAAGTATGGAATAGGCCTACCGGCAATGCTTTGGTTTATTCGGCACCTTATACTGGTCCGGGAGCTGCCACCGTAGAAAGTACCGTCGTTAAATATGGAAATGATTTGCTGTTTGCAGCTTCTGATGGTCATTTATATGTGATCAATGAAAAGTCAGGAGAAGTACTACAAAAACTAAACCTGGGAGCACCAGTATTTGCTGATCCTGCACTAAATGGAAAACAGCTTTTTCTAGCTGATTTTGCTGGTAACGTGTATGGGTTCGAAATAAAGTAA